In Columba livia isolate bColLiv1 breed racing homer chromosome 28, bColLiv1.pat.W.v2, whole genome shotgun sequence, the genomic stretch GCCTGGCCCTGCTGGAGGagctgaggaagaggatggtggccgaggaggaggaggcggctgCGGGCCCCCCAGCCGCGCCGTGGCTGGGTGGGGACGCCGGCACGGCGGCGCTGGCCCCGTTCCTGGCCTGGCTGGGGGACGAGTGCGCGGCGCTGCGGGCGGCAAAGGCCGCGGCCCTGGCGCGCAGCCGGGGGCTGCGGCGCGAGGTGGAGGCGGCGCTGCGCGGCAAACTGCACTACGAGGTGGTGTCGGCCGCCGCCGTGCGGACGAGCCTGGCGGCCTGGGAGAAGCTGGCGGCCGCGCTGGAGCGGGCGCTGGGCCGCGCCGACCACACCCACGCCCAGGCGCTCCGGGGGTCCCGCGCCCTCCTGGAGACACTGCGGCGGGAGGGGGCATGGGCCGGGACGGAGCCGGCCCCGAGCCTGGTGACCGACATGGGGCCATCCCAGAGCCCGGTGACCAATGCGGGGCCATCCCAGAGCCCGGTGACCAACATGGGGCCATCCCAGAGCCCGGTGACCAACATGGAGCCATCCCAGAGCCCGGTGACCAACGCGGGGCCATCCCGGAGCCCGGTGACCAATGCGGGGTCATCCCAGAGCCCGGTGACCAACATGGAGCCATCCCAGAGCCTGGTGACCAACATGGAGCCATCCCAGAGCCCGGTGACCAGCATGGGGCCATCCCAGAGCCCAGTGACCAACATGGGGCCATCCCGGAGCCCGGTGACCAACAGGGAGGGTGTGAACGtggagcaggagctgcgggAGCTGAGGGAGAGCAacggggtgctgctgggggagctggtgCGGCTGGACCGCGAGCGCGAGCGGCTGCAGGGGGAGCtgcgggggctgcgggagcgCGGCGGCCGCGCCGGGGCGGCACGGGCGGGGCCCGGCATGGCGGCGCTGGCGCGGGAGCTGGTGGCGCTGCGGGACGGGGTGGGGCAGCGCGTGCGGGAGGCGGGCGGTGCCGGCGGCGCCGGGGCGGGCGTCCTGCGGGAGCTGCACCGCAAGCTGGACGGGCTGGTGAGGTCCCAGCAGGAGGCCTTGCAGCTCATCGCCGAGATGGAGGGCGACGGCGGCCATGGGGGTGGTGACGGCACCCGGGGTGGTGGCACCCGTGATGATGGTGGTGGCACACGTGGAGATGGCACCCGTAGTGTTGACACCCCTGGCAGTGGTGATGGCACCCGTAGGGGTGATGGTTGCACCCATGGTGATGGTACCCATAGGGGTGCTGATGGCACCCATGGAGATGGCACCCGTGATGATGGTGATGGCACCTGTGGTGTTGACACCCGTGGCAGTGGTGATGGCACACATAGGGATGGTGGTGGCACCCACGGTGGTGGCAATGGCACCCGTGGGGACACCGGGGCTGGGCTACTGGCTGAGCTGGAGGCTGCACTGGGCGAACTGGTTGAGGAGCTGGGGATGGCACCGGGTCCCCACGCGCGGCAGCTGCTGGAGCGGCTCAGCGTCACCGTCGCCGCCCTGCGCGGCCGGGAGCGCCACGGTGGCAATGGCGGTGCCGAGCAGCAGTGGGCGGTGGAGGTGGCACGGGCACAGGAGGAGGTGACAGCGGTGGAGGTGGCACGGGAGGAGGTGACAGTGACGGTGCCCAAgcgggagctggagctgcaggagaaggTGTTGGGGCTGGAGCGCAGCCTGGGGACCCTGCGGGCCAGGGCGGGCCAGCTGGCCAGCGCCTGCCGGGACAAGGACACGACGGTGAGGGCCTGGTGGGGACGGGACAGGGGCCCCTTCTTGTCATTGTCTCCATCACCTTCTCATCACCACCCCCTTCCCATCGCTGTCCCCATCACTGTCCCCTTCCCGCCACTGTTCCCATCGCTGTCTCCCTGTCACCCACCCCACCCCAGCAtttccccatccccacaccCCAGGGGACCCAcatttgggggggcaggggctgcccggGGACCTCTGGGGACAACCAGGACCTTCTCCCCACTCGAGTCCATGTCCCAGGGCCTGGGAGCAGATGGGGACCAAAGGGACAAGCCCAGGGTGTGACAGGGGTGGCCggtccccccagcaccctgacaTTGTGTCCCCCCCAGATGAAGAAGCTGCTGGTGGAGACGGAGAAGCTGTCGGCCGAGGTGCTGGGGCTCCGCGGGCAGAACGCccggctgcagctccagctggagGTGGGCGCCAGCACCCGCTGTCACCTCGTGTCACCCGCTGTCACCTCGTGTCACCCGCTGTCACCTCGTGTCACCCGTCCCcaccttcttcttctcctcctcaggTCCAGGAGAAAAACCACCGGGACATCGTAGCCGTCTACAGGACGCACCTGCTCCACGCGGCCCAGGTGGGGCCCGCTGTCCCCCCTTGTTTTGGGCTGACATGGGGTGGGGACAACTTGTGGTCACCCCCCATGGCCAAGctctgctccccacagggcTTCATGGACGAGGGGGTGCACGCCATGCTGCTGCGGATCCTGCGGACAGGGGAGTGGGGGGCAGGATCGGACCCACTTCCATCACTCCCCCCGAGCCATTAAACTGGAGAAGCCATGTGTCCCtgtcctgtgtccctgtcctgcGTCCCCGTCTGCAGCCGAGAGGGCTGGATTTGGGGAGGGTTGAGCTGGGGGGGTCCTGCTCCAGGGGGTACCCAGCAGCTGATTCTGGGGTTGGAGGGGCTCATGGCACCCGCCACGGGCTGGGCAGAGTTCAGGCTGGGACTGGTCCCCATGCAGGACCAGCCCCATATAGTGCTAGTCCCACATAGCACCAATCCCCGAACAGCCTAGCGCCCTATAGAATCAGCCCCATATAGAACCGGCCcaacacagccccagccccgtaTAGAATCAGCCCCATACAGCCCTAATCCCATACAGCACCGGTCCCTACACATCCCCATACAGCACCCGCTCCATACGGGAAGCTCGGAGCCGCCCCCTCCCACCACGGGGGCGTGGCGAATCGCCAGTGGGCGTGACAAACGATTAGTGGGCGTGGCGACGAATCAGTGGGCGTGGGCGCGGCGAGAAGTGGGCGTGGTGGGAAGTGGGCGTGTTAATAAGTGGGCGTGGCGAAGGGAATGGGCGTGCCCTGCGCCTGCGCGGTGTGCGCGCAGTTCCGGCGGTGCCGCTGCCGTGTCCTGAGGCGGCGGAGCTGAAGGTGCGACCGGGGAGAGCGGGAACCGAGCGGCggcgggaccgggaccgggaccgggaccgggaccgggaccgggaccgggaccgggggCGGGGGAACAGGCCCGGGCCGGGGATGCGGGACGGAGGGCGCTGTGAGGTGGAGTGGGGCTGaggggggatgtggggctgaGCGGTTCTGAGGCGCCGGTGGGGCTGAGGAAGTTGTGAGGACGGAGGAGTGATAGGGAGAGGATGTGTGGGGCTGAGGGGTCGGTGGGGCTGAGTCCAGACGCAGTTTTGGGGCGCAGagcagggacacggggcagttTTGGGGCGCAGAGCAGGGTGCAGGGGATGTTTTGGGGTTATTTATGTATGTAAACGTCCCGTTTGCATCCTCAGCTCCCGGTTCAGCAGCTCCGGGCACCGCAGGTACCACACGTAGCACGTGTTTAGCGCCTTTTGTAACCCGCTCTGCCGGCCCAGGAGCAGCGCCCACCCATCGGGGAGCAGCGCACACCGCTCCGCGTGGGCGGTTGTCCCGTTTCCTTGTACCCGCCGCCGGTACTTCGCTGCAATAAAGGTGATTGAGCCGCCGTCGGGGGGAGACGGGGCCGCTGGGACGGAATTCGGGGGTTTTTGAGCGTTCCCGCCATGGCCGCtgcggggggcggggccacCAGGGGGCGTGGCCGGGAAAGGGTGTGGTCCAAAGGCGTGGTCTCCCCTGGAGAGGGTGGGGCCTCCCAGGGGCGTGGTCTCCCCGGAGGGGCGGGGCCTTCCCGCCAGGCGAGCGCGCCCCCTGTCGGCGGCGCCGGGCGGGCTGCGGACGCGGGAAACTCGGCAGAATGGGTGATTTTGGCTTTATTGTCCCCTccgtgtccccccccgcccctcagGGCCTCTTCACGGTGCTCTCGATGAAGGACTCCAGCACAAAGATGGTTTCATCCACCTGGTTCTCGCTGGCGTCGATCCTGGGGGGACACGGAGGTGAGGACGCTGTCCCCGGCGCGCGCCCTCGTCCCCGTGCCCGGCGCTCACTTGTTGACGTTGCGTTTGAGGGTCTCCAGCTGCTGGCGCTCGGGGGCCGTGATCATCTCCTCGATCTCCTGCAGCTGCGCGGGCTCGGCGCCCGTGGCCTGCATGGAGGCCAGGATGGCTTCCACGCGCTGCGACTTCTCCAGCAGCCGCCTGGGCACGGGGACAAGGACACGGCGGCCTCAGCGTGTCCCCACaacctgccccccgccccgtgACCCCCAGCGCTCACTTGTTCTCCTTGGTCTCGAACTGGCGCCGCTCCATCAGGTTGGCCACGCTctggggggaggggagagaatGGGGGTGATGCCCCCGCCCCAAACTGAACCCCAAACAGAACCACacgtggaggaggaggagaaccaCACGTGGtgatggagaaggagaagaaccatgtgtggtggtggagaaggagaagaaccatgtgtggtggtggagaaggagaagaaccatgtgtggtggtggaggaagaggaggaggagaagaactATACATGGtggtggaagaggaggagaagaaccACCACACATGGTGGTGGAGAAGAAGAACCACGTGTGGTggtggagaaggagaagaaccACGTGTGGTggtggagaaggagaagaaccatgtgtggtggtggaggaagaggaggaggagaagaactatacatggtggtggtggaggagaACGAGAAGAACCACCTGgagcggaggaggaggagaactgCACATGGtggtggaagaggaggagaagaagaaccACACGTGGCggtggagaaggagaagaaccACGTGTcgtggtggaggaggaggaggagaaccaGGCTACCTTGTAGCAGCGGTGCAGCAGCATCCGCGCGGCCGCGGGGACGTTCACGGTGTAGAGGTAGAAGGTGCGGGACGGTGCGTGGTCCGGGGTCTTGGGGATCTCCTGTGGGGTGGGATGTCACCGAGCCGCGTGTCCCCGCAGCGCTCTGCAGCCCCGAGCCCCGGTGTCGGCGTCCAGCCCGGTGTCGGCGCTCACCTGCAGGGACACGAAGCTCTCCGAGAGCATTTTGTAGAGCATCTCCTTGGCCTCCTTGGCCGGGATCATGGCGAAATCCTCCACCTGCTTCTGCTCCAGGTGCTTCTTGCGCAGGAGCAACCGGAAAATCCTGGCGCAGCGGGACCCGAACCTGCGCGGGGCGGGAACACCGGTCACGTGGAGGGGAAAGGGGCAAAAGTCTTGAAAAAACGGCTGTTTGTACCTCTCCTCCACGACGGACTCCAGCGTGGCCGTGGCCAGGGACGCGAGGGCCTTGTGAAGGTCTGGTTGAGGTCGAGGTCAAGGGTAAACGCTTGGGAATCGATTTATGCACCGGAAACACCGGGTTGGGTGTTTTACCCCCAAAAGATACTGACGGTGTACATGCCCCCGCCGCTGTCTCCGGATTTACCCACAAACTCCAGCTGCAAGAGAACATTAAAAACGTAACTCAGTGCGTCCCAAAGCAATAAAAACCCTGATCTTCTTAAAATTTTGATTGTAAAGATACAAAGattttatgtaaaaatacagatttctctGCTCTCAACAGCCTAAGAACATCTGCTGCGTTTTATCGCTTTCGGCATCTTTTAAACATGGGCAGGAAGCGGCTTTTCCCTCCCGCTGAGACTCACGGGGTCGTCGGCCAGCAGCGCGAGGTACTGGTCCAGAACCTGCTTCACGATGTTGTACCCGGCGGGAAGGGACCGGAATATCTGCGGGAGGACAACCAGGAGGATACAACGGGGAAAATGGAACAACGGGGGTTTTAAATGTTCGGGTGTTTCAGGGCGCCGGCGCCGGAGCCGACCTCGTTGGAGGAGAGCGGCTGCGTGTAGGGCGCGCCGGAGGACGTGGTGACCTCGCTCATGCGCAGCATCGTCCGCACGATCTCGCTGCTGGTCTGCGGTGTCGGGGCAAAGGAAAGAGCTGCAGGGTGAGGAACCTCCGCCCCGAGGGGCGCGAGTCCCTCGGACGCACCAACCTGGTCCATGCGGTTGGCCACGGCGCTGACGATCGCCTGGTCGCGGAAATGCTGGTGGAAGCGGTCGATGTTGACCTGCCAGTAAATGCCGTCGTCGGGGGGAGCCTGAGGGGAAAGAGCCACGGAACTGAGGGGAAAGAGCCGCAGAAGTCGGGGGGAAGATCCGCGGAACTGAGGGGGAAGAGCCGCggaagtgggggggaagagccgcggaagtgggggggaagagCCGCGGAACTGAGGGGGAAGAGCCGCGGAAGTGGGGGCCAAGCAGCAGCGAGGGCGACGTGGCTTCAGCCTCCCCGGTACCTCGGAGCTTTCTCCCTCTTGCTTCTGCTTCTTGACCCGGGGTTCACCGTCCTCCTCCTCGCACGATCGTCTCCGCTTCCCCTTCCCTGCCAAGAACGCAGCGTTTGCTTTAAAAACCAACACTTTGGGGTCTCCGGTGCTTCCCAAACGCCGCCGAGCCCGCGGGGTCCTCACCGACGAGGCTGAGCCGCGGCACCGTGTACATGTCCTTGTCGCTGCTCAGCAGGGTGGGTGCCGGGGGAGGCGGCACCTCGGGGCTCTGGGGACCTTCGGGGACCAGCGGGCACCTCTGCACAAAGTGCGTGTCCACCAGGCGCACGAAGGTGCTGGAGACGTCGGCGTAATCCATGGTTTTCCCGTCTGGAACGCAAGAGAAAGACGGTGGCACCGAGTTGTGCCGCAGGGGACGAGGTGGCGCTGCGGTCCCCAGGGAACCAGCACGACCGTGCTGCTCGGGGGCCGCTttgggctgggggggcagcatCTCGGCAACGCGGCCACTTTGGGTGGCTCCTTCTCCACGTCCGAGGCTGCTGACACAGCCCAAAGCGCAGAACCGGCTCCCGAACCCCCCTCTGCTTCCAAACCCCGTTTATCTTTTAAGCGAAGCAGCAGAGCTTCCCACCTTCCATGGTCTCGGTGAGCCTGTCGGCCACCTTCCTCACCACGGCGCTCATGGTGAGCTGGCCgttgagcagcagctcctccacgATGAGCTCGCCCGTGTCGCCGTACAGCGTCTTGGCCGTGTAGATGTAGCGGGGGTAGCGCAGGATGCGCAGGATGCGCCCGCACTGCGCCTCGTACTCCACGCCGCCGCGGCGCGGCCGGAACGTCGCCAGGTTGTGCTGGATCAGGACGCACAGGGCTTTCTTCACCtgggggacggggacggggaccCCCGTTGTGCTCAAGCCCCGCTGGCGCCGCTGAGCCGCCGCGGTTTGTGCGGCCGCCCTGTCCCCTGCGCGTCCCCTGAGCCGGGGCTCCGGGGCGCTTTCTCCCCCGAGGCTGCGGGCGCTGGAGGGGCTGGACGCACGGGGATGCGGTTCTCGGGACGTGCCGGGGGTAACCCTGGACTCCGtgattttaaagctctttcCCGAGCAAAATGACGCCGTGACTGCGACCCGCCGCCCGGGGCTCCGCTCCCTCCGCTCCCCACAGAGCCGGAGCCGCGCTCTCCTTCCCCAGGGAGGTACCAACGACAAACACCCCTCTCGCCGAACAAAACCCGCCCCACGGTGAtgattactattactattatcGTTTATAAGAGGCAAAGCTCTGATTTTTGTACTTCTCCCGGTTTTAACCGGTTTCTCCGGCGCACCTGGTCCAGCAGCAGCCCGGTGCCGCCGGCGATGCCCCGCAGCgcctgcccgcccgcccgcaGCAGCTGCGTCCCGATCTTCTCCACGATCTCCCCGAAGTGCTCgtgcagcaggagggagcacaGCTTGATCTCGGCCTGAGTCATCGCGGCGGGTCCCTCCACACGCCCTGCGGACAAGCGCCCGTGTTACTGACGGCCGCTCCGGGGCTCCCTCGCGTCCCCCCGCCAGGCCTCACTCACCCAGGCCCGGCCTAGGCCCATGCGGCCACCATGGCAACGGGAGCTTCCGGTTCCTTCCGCCCCCTACTTCCGCCCTCTCTAGGCACGGCCGCGCCCCGTTGGCCGCTCTGGAGGCCCGGGCCAGGCGAGCGCGCCGGAAGTGGGAGGCTAGCAGGGTCGTTCCGCGGGCGCTCTACCCGGCGGCTCGCTGGCTCGGCGGAGGACTGACGGCAGGGAGAGAAGATGGCGGAGGCCGCGGCCGTGTCCCAGCACCGATTCTTCTGCCACAGCTGCAAGGGGCAGGTCAGCCCCAAGCTGCCGGTGAGCGCCGGGCCGCGGGGGCCGGGGGAGCCCGGGCTGGagccgccggggccgggccgggcctgTCCCTGGGGGGCCGGTGCGGTTCCCCGCCCGCGGGGCGGATCGGGGTGTCCGTGCCCCCGGGTCCTCCCGGAGCTCCCCGGGAAGGGCCGTTCCCTTCGCGCCCCGCCCATGGGGTGACACCCCCAGAAAACCCACAGAGAGGGGTGAAAACCCCACAGAATGGGGTGGAACCCCCCAGAAAACCCCCACAGGTGGGAGTGACCCCACAAAAGACCCCACAGAAAGGGGCGACCCCCCAAAATAACCCCCACAGGTGGGGTGAACCCCCAAAATAACCCCACAGGTGGGGTGAACCCCCAAAATAACCCCACAGGTGGGAGCGACCCCAAAACAACCCATAGAGAGGAGTGAAAATGCCCCAAAATAACCCCCAGAGATGGGGTGACCCCCAAAGCCCCCGCAGACGGGGGTGACCCCAAAAGCCCCCATATTGTCACAGTTTGGGTCTTGAAGCGTGGATTTGGAGCCTGCGCCTGCCCCGCCATTGAACACATCACTTGTGCCCAGACCCGTGTCCTGGTCCCCAGACCCGTGTCCTTGTCCCCAAACCCGTGTCCTGGTCCCCAAACCCGTGTCCTTGTCCCCAAACCCGTGTCCTGGTCCCCAGACCCGTGTCCTTGTCCCCAGACCCGTGTCCTTGTCCCCAAACCCGTGTCCTGGTCCCCAGACCCGTGTCCTGGTCCCCAGACCCGTGTCCTTGTCCCCAGACCCGTGTCCTGGTCCCCAGACCCGTGTCCTTGTCCCCAAACCCGTGTCCTGGTCCCCAAACCCGTGTCCTTGTCCCCAAACCCGTGTCCTGGTCCCCAGACCCGTGTCCTTGTCCCCAGACCCGTGTCCTTGTCCCCAAACCCGTGTCCTTGTCCCCAAACCCGTGTCCTGGTCCCCAGACCCGTGTCCTGGTCCCCAGACCCGtcctccccgtgtcccctgcgCTGGGCAGACGCGGCTTTCCTGGTCTCCGTGCGCTAAGCCGGGCTCAGGGCCAGCCCGGGGCACGTGTGGCCGCGCTCTCCCCGGTTCGGTGCCTAGAGCCGGTGTTTGGCGTTTCCAGGAGTACACGTGTCCCCGGTGCGAGTCCGGCTTCATCGAGGAGGTCACGGACGACGCCAGGTAACGCTGCTTCGGGGGCTGTGAGGTCTAAAACCCTTCCAAAGCGCCTCTGGGAACGGTGGCAACGAGGCGGAGATCAGGAATGGGCGTAAAAACGTATGGATCGGTGTGAATTCGGATTTAATCCCCCGCGAGACTGCGAATCCGAGCGGCCGGAGCCGCAAACgcgggggatttgggggggttCCCGGGTTGTGGGTTAAGAGCGTACAACGTCCCGCGAGCAGAAGCGCTTTGGGGGTTTGGGGCCTTTTCTCTTTGGTCTATTAGAGCGAAAATGTGACAAGTTTAGGAGTTGAGCGCGACCCGCAGGACGGGCCTTTTCCTTCCCAGCCTCTCAGCCTGAGGTAGAAAagcccttttctctctctgatttGGTGCCTGGTTGcccagcagagcaaagctgggacgtGCAGCGGCGCCCCGGCGCCTTTCACGTTCAGCCATGATGAATTCCTGCGGAAGCGGCTTTACTG encodes the following:
- the ANKRD35 gene encoding ankyrin repeat domain-containing protein 35 isoform X1, translating into MRRMFSCSSSQVAVESWTKQDQKLLEAVERGDVGRVAALAARKAARPAKLNAAGQSAFHLAASRGLTECLTLLLAHGAPVNERNDDGSTALHLATIACQPQCVKVLLQYGANEDHVDAQNRTPLHWAASSGCASSVLLLCDHEALLDVTDAVSGVTGLPGLPGTAGVTGASCPPPAGTDAADAGGAGEPRCHLRAAPAERGRPPPGRQGQQGKNVENREERGSFLVLAAASGPGAAQGEETPDSEEEEEEEEQDEEQRVRRLRERLARKSRQCRRLARAAGAIRQRVRELAPLLPGRGAAGDGDEDGACLALLEELRKRMVAEEEEAAAGPPAAPWLGGDAGTAALAPFLAWLGDECAALRAAKAAALARSRGLRREVEAALRGKLHYEVVSAAAVRTSLAAWEKLAAALERALGRADHTHAQALRGSRALLETLRREGAWAGTEPAPSLVTDMGPSQSPVTNAGPSQSPVTNMGPSQSPVTNMEPSQSPVTNAGPSRSPVTNAGSSQSPVTNMEPSQSLVTNMEPSQSPVTSMGPSQSPVTNMGPSRSPVTNREGVNVEQELRELRESNGVLLGELVRLDRERERLQGELRGLRERGGRAGAARAGPGMAALARELVALRDGVGQRVREAGGAGGAGAGVLRELHRKLDGLVRSQQEALQLIAEMEGDGGHGGGDGTRGGGTRDDGGGTRGDGTRSVDTPGSGDGTRRGDGCTHGDGTHRGADGTHGDGTRDDGDGTCGVDTRGSGDGTHRDGGGTHGGGNGTRGDTGAGLLAELEAALGELVEELGMAPGPHARQLLERLSVTVAALRGRERHGGNGGAEQQWAVEVARAQEEVTAVEVAREEVTVTVPKRELELQEKVLGLERSLGTLRARAGQLASACRDKDTTMKKLLVETEKLSAEVLGLRGQNARLQLQLEVQEKNHRDIVAVYRTHLLHAAQGFMDEGVHAMLLRILRTGEWGAGSDPLPSLPPSH
- the ANKRD35 gene encoding ankyrin repeat domain-containing protein 35 isoform X2, whose translation is MRRMFSCSSSQVAVESWTKQDQKLLEAVERGDVGRVAALAARKAARPAKLNAAGQSAFHLAASRGLTECLTLLLAHGAPVNERNDDGSTALHLATIACQPQCVKVLLQYGANEDHVDAQNRTPLHWAASSGCASSVLLLCDHEALLDVTDAQGQTPLMLAARGNHAAICAQLLQRGADPRLGDKDNKTALALAREHGSRDSAELLLRHGAAAGDTDPGHRAGGSAASGPGAAQGEETPDSEEEEEEEEQDEEQRVRRLRERLARKSRQCRRLARAAGAIRQRVRELAPLLPGRGAAGDGDEDGACLALLEELRKRMVAEEEEAAAGPPAAPWLGGDAGTAALAPFLAWLGDECAALRAAKAAALARSRGLRREVEAALRGKLHYEVVSAAAVRTSLAAWEKLAAALERALGRADHTHAQALRGSRALLETLRREGAWAGTEPAPSLVTDMGPSQSPVTNAGPSQSPVTNMGPSQSPVTNMEPSQSPVTNAGPSRSPVTNAGSSQSPVTNMEPSQSLVTNMEPSQSPVTSMGPSQSPVTNMGPSRSPVTNREGVNVEQELRELRESNGVLLGELVRLDRERERLQGELRGLRERGGRAGAARAGPGMAALARELVALRDGVGQRVREAGGAGGAGAGVLRELHRKLDGLVRSQQEALQLIAEMEGDGGHGGGDGTRGGGTRDDGGGTRGDGTRSVDTPGSGDGTRRGDGCTHGDGTHRGADGTHGDGTRDDGDGTCGVDTRGSGDGTHRDGGGTHGGGNGTRGDTGAGLLAELEAALGELVEELGMAPGPHARQLLERLSVTVAALRGRERHGGNGGAEQQWAVEVARAQEEVTAVEVAREEVTVTVPKRELELQEKVLGLERSLGTLRARAGQLASACRDKDTTMKKLLVETEKLSAEVLGLRGQNARLQLQLEVQEKNHRDIVAVYRTHLLHAAQGFMDEGVHAMLLRILRTGEWGAGSDPLPSLPPSH
- the ANKRD35 gene encoding ankyrin repeat domain-containing protein 35 isoform X3; this encodes MRRMFSCSSSQVAVESWTKQDQKLLEAVERGDVGRVAALAARKAARPAKLNAAGQSAFHLAASRGLTECLTLLLAHGAPVNERNDDGSTALHLATIACQPQCVKVLLQYGANEDHVDAQNRTPLHWAASSGCASSVLLLCDHEALLDVTDAGQTPLMLAARGNHAAICAQLLQRGADPRLGDKDNKTALALAREHGSRDSAELLLRHGAAAGDTDPGHRAGGSAASGPGAAQGEETPDSEEEEEEEEQDEEQRVRRLRERLARKSRQCRRLARAAGAIRQRVRELAPLLPGRGAAGDGDEDGACLALLEELRKRMVAEEEEAAAGPPAAPWLGGDAGTAALAPFLAWLGDECAALRAAKAAALARSRGLRREVEAALRGKLHYEVVSAAAVRTSLAAWEKLAAALERALGRADHTHAQALRGSRALLETLRREGAWAGTEPAPSLVTDMGPSQSPVTNAGPSQSPVTNMGPSQSPVTNMEPSQSPVTNAGPSRSPVTNAGSSQSPVTNMEPSQSLVTNMEPSQSPVTSMGPSQSPVTNMGPSRSPVTNREGVNVEQELRELRESNGVLLGELVRLDRERERLQGELRGLRERGGRAGAARAGPGMAALARELVALRDGVGQRVREAGGAGGAGAGVLRELHRKLDGLVRSQQEALQLIAEMEGDGGHGGGDGTRGGGTRDDGGGTRGDGTRSVDTPGSGDGTRRGDGCTHGDGTHRGADGTHGDGTRDDGDGTCGVDTRGSGDGTHRDGGGTHGGGNGTRGDTGAGLLAELEAALGELVEELGMAPGPHARQLLERLSVTVAALRGRERHGGNGGAEQQWAVEVARAQEEVTAVEVAREEVTVTVPKRELELQEKVLGLERSLGTLRARAGQLASACRDKDTTMKKLLVETEKLSAEVLGLRGQNARLQLQLEVQEKNHRDIVAVYRTHLLHAAQGFMDEGVHAMLLRILRTGEWGAGSDPLPSLPPSH